A single genomic interval of Pectobacterium carotovorum harbors:
- the repA gene encoding incFII family plasmid replication initiator RepA yields MANSPALVSQYLQVRNPNPEFTPREGKKTLPFCRKLMEKSEDFTSRFDFSMHVAFMRSLGLRRRMPPVLRRRAIDALLQGLCFHYDPLANRVQRSITNLSIECGLATESKKGNLSITRATRALRFMAELGLITYQTEYDPQIGCNIPTDITFTPALFSALDVSDVAVAAARRSRVEWENKQREKQNKPRLEMDELIARAWRYVRERFRIYQSERKLHGLKRARARKDVSRTRRDIEAIVKQQLTREIAEGRFTGNHDAVRREVSRRVKERMLMSRGNNHTRLATGTT; encoded by the coding sequence GTGGCTAACTCTCCAGCTCTAGTCTCGCAATATTTGCAGGTCCGGAACCCGAATCCTGAATTTACGCCTCGTGAAGGCAAAAAAACTCTGCCGTTCTGCCGTAAGCTGATGGAAAAATCTGAGGATTTTACGTCCCGTTTCGATTTTTCTATGCACGTCGCATTTATGCGCTCCTTAGGCCTTCGTCGAAGAATGCCACCAGTTCTTCGCCGGCGCGCCATAGATGCTTTACTCCAGGGACTATGTTTTCACTACGATCCGCTGGCCAACCGTGTACAGCGTTCAATTACAAACCTTTCTATCGAGTGCGGTTTGGCCACCGAATCTAAAAAGGGTAACCTTTCTATCACCCGGGCTACCCGGGCGCTTCGCTTTATGGCGGAACTGGGGCTTATCACTTATCAGACTGAATATGATCCGCAGATCGGTTGCAATATTCCTACGGATATAACGTTCACACCGGCGCTGTTCTCTGCTCTCGATGTCTCCGACGTTGCTGTTGCAGCTGCGCGGCGTAGTCGAGTGGAATGGGAAAATAAGCAGCGTGAAAAGCAGAACAAGCCTCGCCTGGAAATGGATGAGTTAATCGCCAGAGCCTGGCGTTATGTTCGCGAACGTTTCCGTATCTACCAGTCGGAACGCAAGTTACACGGCCTGAAACGCGCTCGGGCTCGTAAAGACGTTAGCCGCACCCGTCGTGATATTGAAGCGATCGTGAAGCAACAGCTGACGCGTGAAATTGCCGAGGGACGGTTCACCGGTAATCATGATGCTGTACGGAGAGAAGTATCGCGACGCGTTAAAGAACGAATGCTTATGTCCCGCGGTAATAATCATACTCGCCTGGCAACAGGCACCACTTGA
- a CDS encoding transcription termination/antitermination NusG family protein has translation MEAWYLLCYEPGKGNLYKAQLSLDRKNINFFCPMLRTYRERKDCNSFRMSVEPLFNGYIFVAFDPEIIHPAKIETECPGVSKFVRYGNEIKSLPPHVIESLMDLPFCTDELDRYRLTSSSTKTRPKRPPKKTRRRMNNPQKVQSSLYSKIRDIVEIDEEPLRTAMFVAFAESLSEQRRTANGYN, from the coding sequence ATGGAAGCGTGGTATCTGCTTTGCTACGAACCGGGCAAGGGAAATTTATATAAGGCGCAATTAAGCCTGGACAGAAAAAACATCAATTTCTTTTGTCCAATGTTACGAACCTATCGGGAACGCAAAGACTGTAACAGTTTTAGAATGAGTGTTGAGCCGCTGTTCAATGGCTATATATTTGTCGCATTCGATCCTGAAATAATTCATCCGGCAAAAATCGAAACGGAATGTCCCGGTGTTAGTAAATTTGTACGCTACGGAAATGAAATTAAAAGCTTACCGCCTCATGTTATTGAAAGCCTGATGGACCTTCCGTTTTGTACAGATGAACTCGACAGATATCGCTTAACGTCTTCATCTACAAAAACACGACCAAAGAGACCACCCAAAAAAACCAGACGACGCATGAACAATCCTCAAAAGGTTCAAAGCAGCCTCTATAGCAAAATCAGAGATATTGTGGAAATCGACGAGGAACCGTTACGTACGGCAATGTTCGTGGCATTTGCTGAAAGCCTGTCTGAGCAAAGGAGGACTGCTAATGGATATAATTGA
- a CDS encoding TraR/DksA C4-type zinc finger protein, whose product MDIIDHLLDEEEFLLNLKIESRRVKPVIPSATHCQHQHCNAEIPESRRVLVPGTQFCVYCQAENEKLNKHFH is encoded by the coding sequence ATGGATATAATTGATCATCTTCTGGATGAAGAAGAGTTTTTATTGAATCTCAAAATTGAATCTCGTCGCGTTAAGCCAGTTATACCATCTGCGACCCATTGCCAGCATCAGCATTGTAACGCTGAAATACCAGAGAGCCGACGGGTATTGGTTCCCGGCACACAATTTTGCGTATATTGCCAGGCGGAAAATGAAAAACTAAATAAACACTTTCATTAA
- a CDS encoding TcpQ domain-containing protein — MNKHITCLLPLCLTACQTTHVSTQPDALSLVDQLLGEQLVKIQIEQKSLALASGLNFQPLKTSQPVTVQKAQLTPSGKSSPTPATKGLVGKPVITNSQPAKLPNVSFTGDADNLPALVSNAGNKQSLDTALRVIIPSGWSTVKSARLKSGFKPLISWSAGDQWPHTLSKLALENKLQVTIQWASRQVLIDLADTQQGTKPVVTNPLPQPKLLSPPAIAAKPVDPDKSKPSLMAVKKTNTQQASLPSLQPAKKVWRAEIGTTLKDAIFTWAAETTCEANPDKKWTVAWVTTTNYRIDGPLQFSGTWRDALNQVFTLYLKASVPLYAGTNSPQCVLKVDDKPVVDDKTVR, encoded by the coding sequence ATGAATAAACACATTACCTGTTTACTCCCGCTTTGCCTGACCGCGTGTCAAACCACTCACGTCAGCACCCAGCCTGACGCCTTGAGCCTTGTGGATCAGCTGCTAGGTGAGCAACTGGTAAAAATTCAAATCGAACAGAAGAGTCTTGCGCTTGCTAGCGGCCTCAATTTCCAGCCATTAAAGACCAGTCAGCCTGTTACGGTACAGAAAGCACAGCTTACACCTTCGGGTAAAAGTTCCCCTACCCCTGCCACAAAAGGTCTGGTGGGTAAACCAGTAATTACTAACTCTCAACCTGCCAAGCTCCCGAACGTTAGTTTTACCGGGGATGCTGACAACCTACCGGCCCTGGTGTCAAATGCAGGGAACAAACAATCACTCGATACTGCCCTGAGAGTAATTATCCCGTCAGGCTGGTCAACGGTGAAATCAGCCCGTTTAAAATCCGGCTTCAAACCACTGATTAGCTGGAGTGCTGGCGATCAATGGCCACATACATTGAGCAAGCTTGCACTCGAAAATAAACTCCAGGTGACTATTCAATGGGCCTCTCGCCAAGTCCTGATTGATTTGGCTGACACTCAGCAAGGAACAAAACCTGTGGTGACGAATCCGTTGCCGCAACCAAAGTTACTGTCCCCACCGGCTATAGCTGCCAAACCTGTCGATCCGGATAAATCCAAACCTTCTCTTATGGCTGTTAAGAAGACCAATACCCAACAGGCTTCATTACCATCACTTCAGCCGGCCAAAAAAGTATGGAGAGCGGAAATCGGGACAACGCTCAAAGATGCCATATTCACATGGGCGGCAGAAACTACCTGTGAGGCTAATCCAGATAAAAAATGGACCGTAGCATGGGTAACAACCACGAACTATCGTATCGACGGCCCATTGCAGTTCAGCGGTACATGGCGAGACGCGCTTAATCAGGTATTCACACTTTATTTAAAAGCCTCAGTACCTCTTTATGCCGGCACTAATTCTCCCCAGTGCGTACTTAAAGTCGATGATAAGCCAGTTGTGGATGATAAAACTGTACGTTAA
- the pilM gene encoding type IV pilus biogenesis protein PilM, whose protein sequence is MGYLLLAIFTSLFLLSSGSLQRDNATSAEAYAQGTINQQATDTMRYLNSLVDYLYQHPISDGSVPDTQLGFVPPGVKNFIQSGRLWVYQPNQHGLVRALATASSQSAFIGMVKARRLVDLSGLDMQVSVPSQIPDGYIVYLN, encoded by the coding sequence GTGGGCTATCTTTTATTGGCGATATTCACGTCCTTATTTCTGCTTTCATCTGGTTCCCTACAGCGTGATAACGCTACTTCTGCTGAAGCCTATGCTCAGGGCACCATTAACCAGCAAGCAACGGATACCATGCGGTACCTGAACTCCCTTGTTGACTACCTTTACCAACACCCAATCAGCGATGGTTCGGTTCCGGACACGCAGCTGGGATTCGTCCCCCCTGGAGTGAAAAATTTTATTCAGAGCGGTCGTTTATGGGTCTATCAGCCAAACCAGCACGGACTTGTTCGTGCACTGGCCACAGCCTCGTCTCAGTCGGCTTTCATCGGAATGGTGAAAGCCCGACGGCTGGTTGACCTAAGCGGTCTCGATATGCAGGTCTCCGTTCCATCACAAATTCCAGACGGCTATATCGTTTACCTCAACTAA
- a CDS encoding PilN family type IVB pilus formation outer membrane protein: MKQHPMTRVAIAIAALSLLAGCSNLQRINETQNTAATDFDTASRKMTVPTGTQPVSEFSTQWINPVPLNSKSEQELLPGCSVTLMRPGEISLADVSAFITRTCRIPVVITPDARSAAMSRGATEKMSGSIPAPVPAPDATGMIPLNQMGATTLPRAVTGTDVLKGVHWQGALSGLLDHVTTRLGLSWRYEHGRIAIFYLDTRSFPITFQDSQNSFSSKSVYGTTSSSGEGSSGEGNTSQTTTTDMNTNRYKELEATVKSMLTPETGRMSIAGGMLTVTDTPRVLTAVQRYIEGRNTELTRQVVLSVKVWSVTKKRQDQLGIDWDAVFRSGSVGLSLGNTMSGVANTAMTGGLSILDGKFANSNAFIHALAQQANISVVTQNTSATTNLNPVRVQVITQQDYISRVSTENTANVGSSTSVEKATISTGFNMTMLPYIMPASDRMELQYSISMSDDPEMQPEKIGEVTLKLPKTKMHNFAQNVILKSGQALLLSGYLQANNTVNKNGVGSPGFIGLGGGYNAEKGDTILVIVITPTLLG; the protein is encoded by the coding sequence ATGAAACAACATCCCATGACCCGGGTGGCAATTGCGATTGCCGCCCTCTCGCTGCTGGCTGGTTGCTCTAACCTTCAGCGAATCAACGAAACGCAAAACACAGCTGCAACCGATTTTGATACGGCTAGCCGTAAGATGACCGTCCCGACAGGCACACAGCCAGTAAGCGAGTTCTCAACGCAATGGATAAACCCAGTCCCACTGAATTCAAAAAGTGAGCAGGAGTTACTCCCTGGATGCTCTGTCACCCTCATGCGTCCAGGGGAGATAAGCCTTGCTGATGTAAGCGCGTTTATCACCCGCACATGCCGAATTCCGGTAGTCATAACTCCGGATGCTCGCTCGGCTGCAATGTCCCGAGGAGCGACTGAAAAGATGTCAGGCTCGATACCGGCACCAGTGCCCGCACCTGACGCAACAGGAATGATTCCGTTAAATCAGATGGGGGCAACTACATTGCCCAGGGCTGTAACCGGTACGGATGTTTTAAAGGGTGTTCACTGGCAGGGTGCACTATCCGGGCTACTGGATCACGTTACCACTCGTTTGGGGCTTTCCTGGCGCTATGAGCACGGTCGAATCGCTATTTTCTACCTGGACACCCGATCGTTTCCTATAACGTTCCAGGATTCACAGAACTCGTTCTCGTCCAAATCAGTCTACGGCACAACATCATCGTCCGGAGAGGGCTCAAGTGGTGAGGGAAATACGTCCCAGACAACCACGACCGATATGAACACAAACCGCTATAAGGAACTTGAAGCGACCGTTAAGTCTATGCTGACGCCGGAAACAGGAAGGATGTCCATAGCCGGCGGAATGCTGACCGTCACAGACACACCGCGGGTGCTCACTGCAGTACAGCGTTATATTGAAGGACGAAATACTGAACTCACTCGCCAGGTTGTATTGAGTGTGAAAGTGTGGTCGGTAACCAAGAAAAGGCAGGATCAGCTGGGCATCGACTGGGATGCGGTTTTCCGCTCCGGGAGCGTTGGCCTGTCATTAGGTAATACGATGTCTGGTGTGGCTAACACAGCGATGACCGGCGGGTTATCTATTCTGGACGGCAAATTTGCTAACTCAAATGCCTTTATTCATGCCCTTGCACAGCAGGCCAACATTTCGGTTGTCACACAAAATACCAGCGCGACAACAAACCTCAACCCTGTCCGTGTACAGGTTATTACACAACAGGACTATATCAGCCGTGTCAGTACTGAAAATACAGCGAACGTTGGCTCAAGCACATCTGTAGAGAAAGCAACCATCTCCACCGGTTTTAACATGACCATGCTGCCGTACATTATGCCGGCGTCTGACCGTATGGAGCTGCAGTATTCAATATCCATGAGCGACGATCCGGAAATGCAGCCGGAAAAAATCGGGGAAGTGACGTTAAAACTCCCAAAAACAAAAATGCACAATTTCGCTCAGAACGTCATTCTAAAATCCGGACAGGCGTTACTACTCAGTGGTTATCTGCAGGCTAACAACACAGTAAATAAAAACGGAGTAGGTTCTCCTGGCTTCATCGGGCTCGGCGGCGGCTATAACGCTGAGAAAGGAGACACGATTCTCGTAATCGTCATAACGCCGACTCTGCTGGGGTAA
- the pilO2 gene encoding type 4b pilus protein PilO2: MQHNTIIHAGRNIWVAGLFWKVSEASRKLDHRRLARKEDADHFISLVQSSGVLIGTANLSLTGLTPRQAGHANALAPNLLTLLGDNAWAVFELEDGGYYFVATTGGSLSLLSDITGSLEEIRKAVERYLSYTGSESASVVFCPVGFMPDLTAPKGDLNQLLATLTRERTFRLKPISTRRPVAIWSLAVLLAVAGWYGYSTWQQKQELKDLEIKRLAIENAQRLVKKDPPKPWERVPDAKSFIQTCSEGWIVQLSMAGWPFKAAMCGSDEEGIYVRLAWRKPEGGTLDPFRQRLSYFYPELKPFFNIPGEANTGGVKKPLRVINQASPSEHIGDGDEITQRVTNYAQQIQAKLVLREDNKGNVIVDGNLVDLPWRTYSFQLDTDIPPDNLFGPDIDTSGIRLNVITMTLNNARLHYSLEGTLYATR, translated from the coding sequence ATGCAGCACAATACTATTATCCATGCCGGCAGGAATATCTGGGTGGCAGGCCTGTTTTGGAAAGTTTCTGAGGCGAGCAGAAAACTGGATCACAGGCGTCTGGCGAGGAAAGAAGATGCAGATCACTTCATTTCCTTGGTTCAGTCTTCTGGTGTACTTATTGGCACTGCCAACCTCAGCCTTACGGGACTAACGCCACGGCAAGCTGGCCACGCGAATGCACTGGCGCCAAACTTACTTACTCTGTTAGGCGATAATGCCTGGGCTGTATTTGAGTTAGAAGACGGCGGGTACTACTTCGTAGCCACAACCGGCGGTTCTCTGTCCCTCCTGTCTGATATAACAGGGAGCCTTGAAGAAATCCGAAAGGCAGTTGAGCGTTATCTTAGCTATACCGGATCTGAATCAGCTTCTGTTGTATTTTGCCCTGTAGGGTTTATGCCCGACCTGACCGCTCCGAAGGGCGATCTAAATCAGCTTCTGGCCACACTTACCCGCGAACGTACCTTTCGCCTAAAACCGATATCTACACGGCGGCCAGTGGCAATCTGGTCACTCGCTGTTTTACTTGCCGTTGCAGGATGGTACGGATATTCAACCTGGCAGCAGAAACAGGAGCTGAAAGATCTGGAAATTAAGAGGCTTGCTATTGAGAACGCGCAACGGCTTGTTAAGAAAGATCCCCCAAAGCCCTGGGAAAGAGTTCCTGACGCAAAGTCTTTTATACAGACCTGCAGCGAGGGCTGGATCGTACAGTTGAGTATGGCTGGGTGGCCATTTAAGGCTGCTATGTGTGGAAGTGATGAAGAAGGTATTTACGTCAGGTTAGCCTGGCGAAAACCCGAAGGAGGAACACTTGACCCATTTCGTCAGAGGCTGTCTTATTTTTATCCCGAGCTTAAACCTTTTTTTAATATACCCGGAGAGGCCAATACCGGTGGAGTCAAAAAGCCGTTAAGAGTAATTAATCAAGCATCTCCAAGTGAACATATTGGCGACGGTGATGAGATTACTCAGCGCGTAACGAATTACGCGCAACAAATACAGGCGAAACTGGTACTGAGGGAAGACAATAAAGGTAACGTTATTGTTGATGGTAATCTTGTCGATTTACCATGGCGTACTTATTCCTTTCAGCTCGACACCGACATTCCTCCTGACAATCTATTTGGGCCTGATATTGATACATCAGGAATACGTTTAAATGTAATAACAATGACATTAAACAACGCAAGGCTGCATTACAGTCTGGAAGGAACACTCTATGCGACTCGCTAA
- the pilP gene encoding type IV pilus biogenesis protein PilP gives MRLAKYITALFIQSISFYAGAAEGETGKIVSTPSATPVHNLTTKDLERIQAETVLYEARAARAKAIISWQTNGNGLDAPVPIMGVTTSAEKATEHARIDRFESVPRILEIAGSSGQLTCRMLMPDGTVVEARNGQRLPGSAYTVDKITSQGVQLKTDAGKIVSPSFTE, from the coding sequence ATGCGACTCGCTAAATACATTACCGCTCTATTTATTCAAAGCATCAGCTTTTATGCAGGCGCAGCAGAAGGTGAAACCGGGAAAATAGTCTCAACACCTTCTGCTACACCGGTTCATAATCTGACTACTAAAGACCTTGAAAGAATACAGGCTGAAACAGTCCTTTATGAAGCTCGCGCTGCGCGTGCAAAAGCCATTATCAGTTGGCAAACGAACGGGAATGGTCTTGATGCTCCAGTTCCTATAATGGGCGTCACTACATCAGCTGAAAAGGCTACGGAACATGCGCGGATTGACCGTTTTGAAAGCGTACCCCGCATCCTTGAAATTGCTGGGAGTAGTGGCCAGTTAACTTGCAGGATGCTCATGCCCGATGGAACAGTCGTGGAAGCAAGGAATGGCCAGCGACTTCCTGGGTCTGCTTATACAGTAGACAAAATTACTTCACAGGGCGTTCAGTTAAAAACAGATGCAGGAAAAATAGTTTCACCATCTTTTACGGAGTAG
- a CDS encoding GspE/PulE family protein: protein MTDLAASFVQNEDIIVPAQIVTRIHLKEGEQAPSLFISENDRYDVQIQAFVRKITDIDPDTFIKFLPLNEIHALNKGDKLATDMQLTPSQKKVVELFRLAVNRKASDIHIAIGEEGLAFINLRIHGSLIRVNSIPQQEGLTLASTIILSMCDVAESQFNSNRPQDGRIESKYLEGLNLFGARYSHTPTVHGIHVVMRLIPDDSENPPTLSELGFLPEQKKLLEKMLVTPEGMVILSGPTGSGKSSTLRTMASMYLSFHEYALNLVTYEDPPEGRIKGAVQCPIIANKNNPDDVLRAWRLYLANTLRIDPDAILIGEMRDSFSAQACVTNAMTGHLVLSTTHANDPFNILERLLTLDIRPELLTDPQLFIGLVSQRLVPVLCEHCKLSWNDVVNDLSEIQQQLISETCDTGATRFRNPAGCSCCEEGIVGRQVVAEVIHPDAQFMLSFRKQGKLAAREYWIKLMGGITRNAHVLKLVNQGLVDPRSAQRICPLDEDRRLLTEGAQQNES from the coding sequence ATGACAGATTTGGCTGCATCGTTCGTCCAGAACGAGGACATTATCGTTCCAGCGCAGATTGTGACTCGAATTCATCTTAAGGAAGGTGAGCAAGCACCTTCCTTATTCATATCTGAAAATGATCGTTACGATGTTCAAATACAAGCTTTTGTAAGAAAAATTACAGATATAGACCCTGATACGTTTATTAAGTTTCTGCCTCTAAATGAAATACATGCGCTTAATAAAGGCGACAAGCTTGCAACTGACATGCAGCTGACCCCATCGCAGAAAAAGGTCGTAGAATTGTTCAGGCTTGCTGTAAATCGCAAGGCATCCGATATTCACATCGCTATCGGGGAAGAAGGGCTGGCTTTTATTAATTTAAGAATTCACGGAAGTCTTATCCGAGTAAATTCGATCCCTCAACAAGAGGGTTTAACTCTCGCGTCGACAATAATTCTTTCTATGTGTGACGTAGCGGAATCTCAGTTCAACAGTAACCGCCCTCAGGATGGGAGAATTGAGTCGAAATATCTTGAAGGACTAAATTTATTTGGCGCACGCTATTCACACACACCGACGGTTCACGGCATTCATGTAGTAATGCGTTTAATACCTGATGATAGTGAAAACCCTCCAACACTCAGCGAACTGGGTTTTCTACCAGAACAAAAGAAATTGCTGGAGAAAATGTTAGTCACTCCAGAAGGTATGGTTATCCTGAGCGGTCCCACAGGATCAGGGAAAAGTTCGACCCTTCGCACAATGGCCAGCATGTATCTGAGCTTCCATGAGTACGCTCTGAATCTTGTAACATATGAAGATCCCCCGGAAGGGCGCATTAAGGGGGCCGTTCAGTGCCCGATTATTGCCAACAAAAATAACCCAGACGACGTTCTGCGTGCATGGCGTCTCTATCTCGCAAACACTCTCCGTATCGACCCCGATGCAATACTTATCGGTGAAATGAGGGACTCTTTCTCAGCACAGGCATGTGTCACAAACGCAATGACAGGCCACCTCGTTTTGTCAACGACACATGCAAATGACCCTTTCAACATTCTTGAGCGCCTGCTGACGCTTGATATCAGACCCGAGTTATTAACAGATCCACAGTTGTTCATTGGGCTTGTCAGTCAGCGACTGGTTCCTGTTCTCTGCGAGCATTGCAAGTTGAGCTGGAACGATGTTGTTAATGATCTAAGCGAAATCCAGCAACAACTAATTTCTGAAACCTGTGATACCGGAGCCACTCGATTCAGAAATCCAGCAGGATGCAGCTGCTGTGAAGAAGGTATTGTTGGTCGTCAGGTCGTGGCCGAAGTGATACATCCCGATGCGCAGTTTATGCTCAGCTTCCGAAAACAAGGGAAACTGGCAGCGCGTGAATACTGGATAAAGCTAATGGGTGGCATAACTCGTAATGCACATGTCCTGAAACTGGTTAATCAGGGGCTGGTAGACCCAAGGTCAGCGCAGCGGATTTGCCCTCTTGATGAAGATCGACGGCTGTTGACTGAAGGCGCGCAACAAAATGAAAGCTAA
- a CDS encoding type II secretion system F family protein, which yields MKAKLNSLLAGISDLSSSTLVSNFNARRKACNRWIYSKTFSSGDRLKLYEELAFLLSNNQRLNVALENMLSTALSGGLSAARAAVWLEDILESLNNGLPLDQALVEWVPRGECAIISSGLQDGNLSQALERATTIVSGIEEMKSSVFSVLAYPFFQVAIVTGLLKMIHDYFLPPMTRMFPREDWSGSMWLLGISADVVAKQGIWLGIFFLLFCGWTVWSLPNVGGRPRRILDYMIPWSLYRDFQGVVFLLNVAALLGANVKTLDALNKLATHASPYMLERLNAIRRRVNAGDHLGLALRNSGYNFPSLETINKLVLLTAGQNSDNSQIVIERYAMRMLKNTIKSMKRRVIRLSLLCFCLIGAYMGMLLAVIQQLNDLADQIGR from the coding sequence ATGAAAGCTAAACTGAACTCCTTACTGGCCGGTATATCAGACCTGTCTTCAAGCACGCTTGTTAGCAATTTCAATGCCCGGCGTAAAGCCTGCAACCGCTGGATTTACAGTAAAACCTTCTCGAGCGGCGATCGCCTTAAACTATATGAAGAACTAGCCTTCCTCCTTAGCAATAATCAGCGTCTGAACGTGGCGCTGGAAAATATGTTATCAACCGCATTGAGCGGCGGGCTCTCAGCTGCACGCGCAGCAGTCTGGCTTGAAGATATTCTTGAAAGCCTTAATAACGGTCTTCCTCTCGATCAGGCGTTGGTCGAATGGGTTCCGCGCGGCGAATGCGCAATTATCAGTTCAGGTCTTCAGGACGGAAATCTTTCGCAGGCGCTGGAACGAGCCACTACGATAGTTAGTGGGATAGAAGAGATGAAGTCGAGTGTCTTCAGTGTACTCGCATATCCATTCTTTCAAGTCGCTATCGTCACCGGCCTGCTGAAAATGATCCATGATTACTTTTTGCCACCGATGACCCGTATGTTTCCCCGGGAAGATTGGAGTGGTTCAATGTGGTTGCTTGGGATAAGCGCTGATGTTGTGGCCAAACAGGGTATCTGGCTGGGGATCTTCTTCCTGTTGTTCTGCGGCTGGACGGTGTGGTCTCTGCCAAACGTAGGAGGACGTCCGCGGCGCATTCTAGACTATATGATTCCCTGGTCACTTTACCGGGACTTTCAGGGCGTCGTGTTTTTACTTAATGTGGCAGCTCTGCTCGGGGCAAACGTTAAAACGCTCGATGCCCTAAATAAACTTGCAACACACGCGTCACCCTACATGCTGGAGAGGCTTAATGCCATACGGCGAAGAGTTAATGCCGGCGATCACCTGGGGCTGGCCTTGCGCAACTCAGGATATAATTTCCCATCACTTGAAACTATTAACAAATTAGTGCTTCTGACCGCAGGGCAAAATAGTGATAACAGTCAAATAGTGATTGAGCGTTACGCAATGCGCATGCTCAAAAATACCATTAAATCAATGAAGCGCAGAGTTATCCGTCTATCCCTACTTTGTTTCTGTCTTATTGGTGCATATATGGGCATGTTGCTGGCCGTTATCCAACAGCTCAATGACCTGGCAGATCAAATCGGCAGATAA
- a CDS encoding type 4 pilus major pilin — protein MSKQCTLPATRVHRGVLSIEIVIILAVLAIAAITIFLNSSGLFSKNETSTEMANAQQLTVNTRSLLKTGGVYNFNGASDMTGLLIKFDGAPKAMSVVGDASSGTATLINVWGGGVTIEPTASSGGKTGFTLTYGNVPLAACTVMASQMSSSYGETSINGSTTVGTVSAVTAGSQCTKDNGSTGTNALKFTSMT, from the coding sequence ATGAGTAAACAATGCACTTTGCCTGCCACGCGGGTTCATCGTGGCGTTCTGAGTATCGAGATCGTCATTATCTTGGCCGTACTCGCAATAGCGGCCATAACCATCTTTCTTAATTCCAGCGGCCTTTTCAGTAAAAACGAAACGTCCACCGAAATGGCTAATGCCCAGCAACTGACTGTTAATACCCGTTCATTGCTCAAAACCGGCGGTGTTTATAATTTTAACGGTGCCTCAGATATGACCGGGCTGTTAATTAAATTTGATGGCGCCCCGAAAGCTATGTCAGTAGTTGGTGATGCATCAAGCGGTACTGCGACGCTGATTAACGTCTGGGGGGGAGGGGTAACGATCGAGCCAACCGCTTCCAGCGGAGGTAAAACAGGGTTCACTTTAACTTACGGAAATGTGCCGCTGGCTGCCTGCACAGTCATGGCTTCTCAAATGTCCTCTTCGTACGGCGAAACTTCAATTAACGGCAGCACAACAGTAGGAACAGTCAGCGCTGTTACTGCAGGTAGCCAGTGTACGAAAGATAACGGTTCTACAGGCACTAA